The Spiroplasma corruscae DNA window AAAAAGCATTATTATGTATAAAGCCGAATGAATCTATTTTTCTAGATGCTGGTTCAACAACTTATTATTTAGCTAAAATTATAAAAAAAGAATTTAATAATAAAATTTATACTAATTCAATACTTCATGCTCAAACCTTAGCAAATAATGGTATAGAAGATATAAATATTCTTCCTGGGAAGTTAAAATTAAAAACTAATGCCATTGTAGGGGTCGAAACCATTAAAGCGTTGAGAAAATATTATTTTGATATTTCTTTTATAGGAATTAACGCGATCGATTCAGAGTATAATTTCTATACCACTGATGAGGATGAATCTGAAATTAAGAAACTAGTGATTCAAAATTCACAGTTTGCATTTGGATTGGCAGATAAGAGTAAACTAAAGTCCAAGTCTTTTGTAAAATGTGGGGATAAATCACAGCTTGCAGTTATAGATGAAGAGGTGTAATAGATGATATATACATTAACATTAAATCCTGCTTTAGATCACATTATTTTAGTTGACAATGAAATTGAACTTGGTGTAACTAATTACTATAACGAAGATTATAGTGTTATTGGCGGAAAAGGAATAAACGCTGCAATTATTTTAAATAATTTAAATGCAGATGTTAAAGCCATTGGAATATTAGGTAAATCAAATCAAAACATGTTTCTAGATAAATTTAAAGAAATAAAACTAAAAAATAGTTTCTTTATAAACGAAGGAAGTACAAGAGTCAATTATAAGATAAAAAATTTAAAAATGAAACAAGAAACAGAATTAAATGGATTAGGTTTTAATGCTGAGCAAAAAAATTTAGATAGTATTAAGGATTTCTTTGAAAGTAATTTAAAAGAAAATGATATTGTTGTATTAACTGGAAGTATTGCTAAAGGCATTACTAATGATATCTATAAAGTTATTGGAAAAATAGTTAAAGAGAAAAGGTCATTACTAGTTTGTGATTGTACAAAAGACTTATTAACAAATGTTTTAGAAGTAAAACCTTATTTAATAAAACCAAACCTTGAAGAAATATGTGCAACATTGAAAATAAGTTTTAGAGATGATTTTAGTTTAGATGAGATTAAAAAACTTGTTAATGAACTTAAATCAATGGGAGCTGAAAATGTTTTGTTAAGTATGGGATCTAAAGGTAGTATGTTCTTTGCTAATAATAATGATATTTATAAAGTCGGAGTTGCTAAAGGTAAACTCGTGAACTCAGTTGGTGCTGGAGATAGTATGTTAGCTGGATTTGTTTATGGCTTACATAATAACTTAAGTATTGAAGATACATTGAAATATGCTGCTGCATCTGGTGGTGCTACAGCATTTACTGAGTGATTAGCAAATAAAGAACAAATTTATTCATTGGTTAACCAAATCGAAGTGAATAAAATTTAGTAAAAAAATAGAGAGGTAAATTATGGAATTAAAAGATTTATTCAAAAAGAATATTGCTTTTTTCAATAAAGACTTTAAATCAAAAGAAGAAGTTATTAGTTTTTTATCAAGCGAGTTGCTAAAAACTAAACAAATTGATTCAAAAGAAGATTTTGAAAAAGCAGTATATAAAAGAGAATCTGAAGGTTCAACTGGAGTTGGTGATGGTATTGCAATCCCTCACGTATTAAATCCAACTGTTAAATCTTCAGCAATAGGTTTTGTTAAATTGAAAAATAAAGTTGATTGACAGTCATTAGACGATCAACCAGTTGATTTAGTATTTATGATAATGACTAATGGAAAAGACGGTAATGAACATCTAAGTGCATTAGCAGATTTATCAGGATTTTTAATGAAATCAGAAATTCAAAAAAAATTAAGAGAATCTAAATCAATTGAAGATGTACAAAATGCATTAACTAAAGATGAAGTTAAAAAAGAAAGTGAATCTGTTAGTGGAGGGTATGACGTTATCGGTATAACAGCTTGCCCAACAGGAATAGCACATACTTATATGGCTGCTGAAAAATTAGAAGAATACGCAAGACAAAAAGGTATGACTTATAAAATAGAAACACAAGGAAGAAGAGGGACTGAAAATAAACTTACTCCAAGTGATATTGAAAATGCTAAAGTAATTATTTTTGGTCATGATAAAGCCCTTGAAGGACTATCAAGATTTAATGGAAAAAAAGTAATAGATACTTCAACAAAAGAAGTTATTTTCAAAGGTGATAAACTTATTGAAAAATTTCAATCTGGTGAAGGTTTAAAAACAATTAAAGCCAATGCAGATTCTGAGTCTGGTAGTGGTGAGTTAACAATGAAAAAATTCTTAGATATAAAAGGGAATTTACTTGGTGGTTTATCAAGAATGTTACCATTTGTTGTAGCAGGTGGTATTATTTTAGGAATAGGATTTTTAATTGACTTTGCTGCAGGTAATGGTGGAGCAAAAGGAAGCTTTGGTGTAACTAGTCCTGTTGCCGGATGATTTTCTGCAATAGGAAAAACTTCAATGACAATGATGGTACCAATATTAGGGGCGTTTATTGCATATTCAATTGTTGGGTCACAAGGATTAATGCCTGGTATGGTAGCTGGTTTATTCTCAACAAAAGTTATGAGTTTTGCATATGGTCTTAATTCATCAGATTCATGAAGTGGATTATTTGAAAAATTATTACCAAAAAGTATTGCTGGACAAGAATCTGGATTTATAGGAGCAATATTTGGGGGTTATTTAGCAGCTTTATTAGTATTTGGACTAAGTAAAATGATGAAAAAACTTCCAAAATCATTACAAGGTGTAAGAGATATTGTATTTATACCTGTATTATCATTATTATTAATTAGTTTAGTGATGTTTGCTATAAATATCCCATTAGGATATTTAATGAGTGCAATTCAAAGTGGAATTCAATGATTAGCAGAACATGACTTATTAGTACTTGTATCTGTCATAGTTGGATTTATGATGTGTGTTGATATGGGTGGTCCAATTAATAAAATTGCTTATGCATTAGGTAACTTAGCGGTTGCTGGTACATTAATAGATAAGAAACTTGCTGGATCAGAATTACAAACTGTAATAATGGCGTCAGCAATGATTGCAGGAATGGTTCCGCCGTTAATGATTGCTGTAAGTACTATTTTATTCCCTAAAATTTGAACTGTTAAAGATAGAGATGCTGCAAAAGCTAACTGATTAATGGGAGCATGCTTTATATCAGAGGGTGCTATACCATTTATGGTTAAAGATCCAAAAAGAGTTGCAGTAAGTGCAATGGTTGGTGGAGTAATTGTTGGTGTTTTTATCGGTTTAGGAAAAGTTACTTTAGCAGCTAGTCATGGTGGTGTATTTGTATTTGCATTGCTATCATCACACTTAGTTGAAACTAATGGTGCATTAACTGGTTCATCAATTGGTATTGGTATTGCATTTTCATTAGGTGGACTAATAGTAGCGTCATTTGTAAGTGCATTAGTATTAAGTTTCTGAAGATTATTTGACATTAAAAGAGGTGTTTTATCACTTGACTCAACAAATGGTGTAAAAGAATCATTAAATACAAAACTAACAAAATGAAAATCAATGGATACTTCTAAAGGTAAAGTTTCTGTGGATAAAAAAAACTTATTAATAAATGCATTAGAGTCTAAATTAAGCAAATATAATGAGTATGAATCTATATTAAAAACAAAACACGAACAACATTTAAAAATCCAAGAAGAAAATAGACAGAAAAAAATGGATTTACTAGCAGTAAAAAAACAACAAAAAGCGTCAAAAAGAGCAAATAAATAAATTTAATTTAAATTATAGGAAGTCTACAATAATAAATACTTATTGTAGACTTTTTTTATTTTCCTTTATAAATTTAATGCACAAAAAACCTTATGTATTATTTATAATCTATACTATTAATTTGATATAATATAAAAATAAGGTGGTAATATGAAAAAAATAAGAAACAATCGTAGTTTATTAAATTCATTAATTTTTATTTTTTTATTATCATATGCGTTTACTACATTTATCACTAGGTTATCATACTTTTACAGTTTGTTTTACAATTTATTAAGTCTTAATTTAAGTCTAATGCTGTTATTAATACTTTTTATATCAATCTTTATAATTGTAGAAATGATTATTATAACTAAAAAAATTAATTTAATTTCATCAAATACTGATATTTTAAACATAAAAAGATACTATCAAGCTAATAAAAATTTTAAAACATTAAAAAATTTTATTATTGTATCTTCATTAATACTAACTATCAAACTTATTATTATATTTTCAAATGTAAAGTTTTTTAAAAACTATGATTATTTATTGCTAGTAGTAGTTTTTAGTTTGATATTCTTAATGAATTTCTTATCAATAATTTGCTCTATTTTTTATAATAAAATTTTAAAAAATAAAAGTATTTATATTCAAAATAATTCATATATTGAAGATGATTTATTATACATTTTTGATTACTATGAATACATTAATGATTATTCATTTATTAAAACAAATCTAATAAAAAGTAATTTGATTGTTATCTTTCTAATCAATTCAAGAAATTGCATTGAGATTATAATTAATAGTATATTTACAAAAACATTGAACAAAATAAAAAAAGCTTCATCTCCACCTATTTCATTAGATTAAGTACTTTAAAATTTTTAAATAATTTTTTAAAACTTAATATTTTTTAACATCTATAATTAATATTTTAATTAATAAATAAGTTTAATTTTAATTAAGTAGTTTAATTTCTATAAAAATTTAGAAGTTGAGATATATTTATTTTTAAAAATATATTATATAGAAGGTAAGGTAAGAATGAAAAATCAAAAACCATTTTTTAAAAACTCATTCAGGAATTTGACTAAGAATAAAATTCAGTTAGTAGCAATATTGTTTTTAGTTCTATTGACATCATTTATATTTACTGCTTGTTTTTCGTCTTCAAGTAGAATAAATGATTCATTTCAATTATTTAATTCTAATGAAAAGAGTAACATTCATGATTTTGTAATTGACTTAGATGGTACAAGTTATCAAAATAACTATGATAATGATAAATTTAAAAATGTATCAGATGCTGAGCAAAGAAATAACTTAATCATTAACTATGTGCAAGATAAAATTAGTGACACAGAAAATAGTTTTAACTTTGAACGTGTTGAAACAAGAAATTTTAGTCTATCTTCAGATAAAACAATTAAGGCAGTTTCGTTAAATCCATATCAGACAATTGATAAGTTAGTTGTGAAAGAGGGAATGGATTTAAATACATGAAAAAATTATACTTTAGCAACAAATAATTATACAAAAAAATGAGCATATGTTAGTGAAAATTTTGCTAAAGAGAATAACATTGCGATTAATGACATAGTAAGATTTCAAGACGATGATTATGGTACTTCAATTCTTGTTAAAGATAGTGAAAAAAAATCTGTAGATTTATCTAAATATGAATTAAAAGATATTAACTTATGAATAGATAATAGTGAATATTCACAAGAAAATTGATTTCAAGTGGTAGGATTTGGAAATTCAGCAGATTTTTCAACTCCAATACTAAGTAAAGAAAAACCATTACCAAATACAAAAAATGAAGGTTTATTTTATGTAAACCCTGAAAACTTTGGTTACAAATTAACTTTTTACGATAAATTATATCCAGATAACGAATTCAATTTTACTAATCACGAAAATAAAAGAATATGGTATACAAATGGTGAATTAAAAGGAAAAGAAACACTTAAAGCTAACTCAAGCACTGATATTGAAACATATTATGTAGGTAAATTTGATAACAAAAATGCATCAACAACTATAATAAACTCATATTTAACTGACTTAGATGTTGCTAAAAATATTAATTTATATGCAATATTTGACAAAAAAAATACTTCAAATAACAAAATTGTATATTCATTAAATGATAATGATTATAAATTTCATAATAGAACTAATTTTATTAACACTACTTTAAAATATTTCAAAATAGTAGGTTTAATTATTTCTGGTATTACTTTATTTATTGCAATAATTATGCTGTTTTTAATGATAAAAAATGATCTTAAAAAGTCATTTGCTCAAATAGGTGTAATGATTTCACTAGGTTATAAAAAGTCGTCCTTATTACTTTCTACAAGTATTTATCCAGTATTTGTTTCATTAATTGGTGGTTTGGTTGGATATTTTATTGGTTCTGGTTTACAAGAAGTTGTTGTTAATATATTTAATCAATTCTTTCAAATAGAGATTACAAGTTTTAGTTTTTCATGAGTATCATTTATGGTCAATATATTGGGAATATTTGTTTTTTTAGAGGCGGTAACTTTAATAACATATTTTTATGTTTTAAATTTTTATAAACCACTTGAAATGATTTACTTCGAGCATAATAAAAATACCACTAAATTTAATCTAGCTTTAAAAAAATTATTAACAAATAGAAAAAAATTTGATTCTAGATTTAAGGGGGCTGTTTTATCAAGTTCATTTACAAGATTATTGTCCGTGTTCTTTGTAATTACAACTTCTTCATTTTTATTAACGTTAGGTACAATATTTCCAGGAGTTTTAAAAAGTAATATTGATAAAACTTATGGTTCTACAAAGTATGATAATATGGTTGAATATACAAGTCCATTGTATAATAGTCCAAAAAGTTTTTATAAAACTTACAATCCAAGTTCCACAATCGATAGTTTAGAGGATAAAAGTTCTTTAGATATTGCAAACATGTTTATTGAAAATAATATTAAAAATACATCATTTAGTCCTTCTAAAGATTTAACTTCATTAAATGATTTAACATATAAAGCAATTGATATAAATTACTTAAAAGATTTTGATTTATCTATTGATAGTATTCCAAATCAAAATAATGATGAACAAGTTGAAAACTATCGTAAGCTTACTATAATGAACTTATGAAAAGACTTAAAAAATTATAAGTTAGATAAGTATTGAAAAAAAGAAAGCTTATTAAAAGTTATTTTAAACCCAAAATTAGCAGAAGAAAATATAGAAGACTTAGAGTCAATTAGAATTTTTTATTTTAAATACAAAAACTCTATTGGATTAGATGATGTATTTAAAAATCCAAAAAGAAGTACCTACTTTATTACTGACACTAATATCTTAGATACTAGCAAAGATAACAAAAATAAAAATTTAATAACATCAGATGACATTAATGTATCAGAAGTAAATATACCACCAATCGAGTTAACCGAAAACGGTTCAATTGATAATGATGAAACACTTTCTACCAGTTTATATAATTATCTTGGTGGTTCAGATTGAGAAGAAAGAGTAATAACTTCGATTGTTACTGTATATGACTGATTCCAGGCACAATTCTATAATAATTTTCAACAAGCGTTTTTACAAGGTATATATAATAACTCTCCAGCGATAATAAAAGAAAATATTAGGGAAAATTATTATAGTAATAATGGTAATTATAATATTGGATTTGGTGTAATCCCTTATAATGAAAAAACTGATGATATTGGAATTTATATTAATTCATTGATAAAAGATCAAAGTGTAAAAGTTTACGGAATTAAAGAAGACAACAAAACACTAAACCTAACTAATACAAAAGGAGATAATCTATTAAATGATTTATTTACAAATGATAACTCTATTTTAATTAATCAATCTGTTGCTAAAAGATTAAATATTAGTATTGGTGATATAATCGATGTTAATCACTTAGTTGATGTATTAAATAATAAATCTAATGAATTGGACATCAACACTTGAGATATGACAAGTCTAAGTGCTAAAAATAAAAATGATGACTATACAAGTTTCAATAATTTTTATGATAATTCTGTCTTTGACACAAAACATTCTGATTGAAAAAATGAATCAATTAACAATGACAAACTCACTTATAAAAATAATGAGGTTTATTCTTCTAATCTAGAATTATCATCTGAAACAATAGTTGGTCCAAACATGATGACTGATGATTTATCTAAAGGAATTATTTCTAAACAAAATTTAAAAGTAAGTCAAAATTACAAAGTTGTAGGTATTGTTGATAAGTATGGTGATAATGCTGCTTGAATTAATAACGAACAGGCAAAAATAATTACAAAATATGATTTATCAGAAAAATTATTGTTTAATTTATTTATGAAAGAATGAGAAAATCCTAAAGATACAAATGGATTATCTGATCTTATATCATTTATAAAAAATAATATAAATAAAAATGATGCATTTGATAATTTTAAAACATTCACAAAAGACGAAGCAACAAAAAAATATTGAAAACTATTTGAAAATGAATACCCTCTATTTAACTACAAAACTTCACTTGATACAACAGTCACAGATATAACTAATAGTGCTTCAACTATGAGCTCATTTGGCGATTATTCAATGTTTGGTTTAAATGGGGGAACTTCAAATGAAAGAAATTATAGTTCTACATCTTCAAACTCAATTGATAATTTAGTCTCAGTT harbors:
- a CDS encoding ABC transporter permease, with amino-acid sequence MKNQKPFFKNSFRNLTKNKIQLVAILFLVLLTSFIFTACFSSSSRINDSFQLFNSNEKSNIHDFVIDLDGTSYQNNYDNDKFKNVSDAEQRNNLIINYVQDKISDTENSFNFERVETRNFSLSSDKTIKAVSLNPYQTIDKLVVKEGMDLNTWKNYTLATNNYTKKWAYVSENFAKENNIAINDIVRFQDDDYGTSILVKDSEKKSVDLSKYELKDINLWIDNSEYSQENWFQVVGFGNSADFSTPILSKEKPLPNTKNEGLFYVNPENFGYKLTFYDKLYPDNEFNFTNHENKRIWYTNGELKGKETLKANSSTDIETYYVGKFDNKNASTTIINSYLTDLDVAKNINLYAIFDKKNTSNNKIVYSLNDNDYKFHNRTNFINTTLKYFKIVGLIISGITLFIAIIMLFLMIKNDLKKSFAQIGVMISLGYKKSSLLLSTSIYPVFVSLIGGLVGYFIGSGLQEVVVNIFNQFFQIEITSFSFSWVSFMVNILGIFVFLEAVTLITYFYVLNFYKPLEMIYFEHNKNTTKFNLALKKLLTNRKKFDSRFKGAVLSSSFTRLLSVFFVITTSSFLLTLGTIFPGVLKSNIDKTYGSTKYDNMVEYTSPLYNSPKSFYKTYNPSSTIDSLEDKSSLDIANMFIENNIKNTSFSPSKDLTSLNDLTYKAIDINYLKDFDLSIDSIPNQNNDEQVENYRKLTIMNLWKDLKNYKLDKYWKKESLLKVILNPKLAEENIEDLESIRIFYFKYKNSIGLDDVFKNPKRSTYFITDTNILDTSKDNKNKNLITSDDINVSEVNIPPIELTENGSIDNDETLSTSLYNYLGGSDWEERVITSIVTVYDWFQAQFYNNFQQAFLQGIYNNSPAIIKENIRENYYSNNGNYNIGFGVIPYNEKTDDIGIYINSLIKDQSVKVYGIKEDNKTLNLTNTKGDNLLNDLFTNDNSILINQSVAKRLNISIGDIIDVNHLVDVLNNKSNELDINTWDMTSLSAKNKNDDYTSFNNFYDNSVFDTKHSDWKNESINNDKLTYKNNEVYSSNLELSSETIVGPNMMTDDLSKGIISKQNLKVSQNYKVVGIVDKYGDNAAWINNEQAKIITKYDLSEKLLFNLFMKEWENPKDTNGLSDLISFIKNNINKNDAFDNFKTFTKDEATKKYWKLFENEYPLFNYKTSLDTTVTDITNSASTMSSFGDYSMFGLNGGTSNERNYSSTSSNSIDNLVSVPEAKKILQRINSTIVSIIFAIVLVWLCLSAVIILLTINLVINDNKKIISSMKILGYKDIYIAKLFIFIYVPIVIVSAIFGFIVCYFAIAALLSLFYSSIVLPMIFLWWYFIPGVIGSWLLYIVSVNLSWFSLKRLNMLHIVMGG
- a CDS encoding PTS fructose transporter subunit IIABC, whose product is MELKDLFKKNIAFFNKDFKSKEEVISFLSSELLKTKQIDSKEDFEKAVYKRESEGSTGVGDGIAIPHVLNPTVKSSAIGFVKLKNKVDWQSLDDQPVDLVFMIMTNGKDGNEHLSALADLSGFLMKSEIQKKLRESKSIEDVQNALTKDEVKKESESVSGGYDVIGITACPTGIAHTYMAAEKLEEYARQKGMTYKIETQGRRGTENKLTPSDIENAKVIIFGHDKALEGLSRFNGKKVIDTSTKEVIFKGDKLIEKFQSGEGLKTIKANADSESGSGELTMKKFLDIKGNLLGGLSRMLPFVVAGGIILGIGFLIDFAAGNGGAKGSFGVTSPVAGWFSAIGKTSMTMMVPILGAFIAYSIVGSQGLMPGMVAGLFSTKVMSFAYGLNSSDSWSGLFEKLLPKSIAGQESGFIGAIFGGYLAALLVFGLSKMMKKLPKSLQGVRDIVFIPVLSLLLISLVMFAINIPLGYLMSAIQSGIQWLAEHDLLVLVSVIVGFMMCVDMGGPINKIAYALGNLAVAGTLIDKKLAGSELQTVIMASAMIAGMVPPLMIAVSTILFPKIWTVKDRDAAKANWLMGACFISEGAIPFMVKDPKRVAVSAMVGGVIVGVFIGLGKVTLAASHGGVFVFALLSSHLVETNGALTGSSIGIGIAFSLGGLIVASFVSALVLSFWRLFDIKRGVLSLDSTNGVKESLNTKLTKWKSMDTSKGKVSVDKKNLLINALESKLSKYNEYESILKTKHEQHLKIQEENRQKKMDLLAVKKQQKASKRANK
- a CDS encoding DeoR/GlpR family DNA-binding transcription regulator; its protein translation is MFKEKRFELIVDFVNKNGYATNETISKVLKIPFTTLRRDLNELHKKNFIVKVHGGAKTLKEKSILELNYLEKMGDNIEQKKIIAEKALLCIKPNESIFLDAGSTTYYLAKIIKKEFNNKIYTNSILHAQTLANNGIEDINILPGKLKLKTNAIVGVETIKALRKYYFDISFIGINAIDSEYNFYTTDEDESEIKKLVIQNSQFAFGLADKSKLKSKSFVKCGDKSQLAVIDEEV
- a CDS encoding 1-phosphofructokinase → MIYTLTLNPALDHIILVDNEIELGVTNYYNEDYSVIGGKGINAAIILNNLNADVKAIGILGKSNQNMFLDKFKEIKLKNSFFINEGSTRVNYKIKNLKMKQETELNGLGFNAEQKNLDSIKDFFESNLKENDIVVLTGSIAKGITNDIYKVIGKIVKEKRSLLVCDCTKDLLTNVLEVKPYLIKPNLEEICATLKISFRDDFSLDEIKKLVNELKSMGAENVLLSMGSKGSMFFANNNDIYKVGVAKGKLVNSVGAGDSMLAGFVYGLHNNLSIEDTLKYAAASGGATAFTEWLANKEQIYSLVNQIEVNKI